A region of the Thermus sp. LT1-2-5 genome:
GGCGGGGCTGAAGGTGGAGGGGCAAAGCCTCTTCCAACCCCTGAGGGGTCGGTGTATCCTCCCTGTGGGTGGAAGCCGCTGAGCTCAGGGAGATTGCGCTAAGAAGCCTGCTGGTGGCGGGGGCGGCCACCCTCTTGGCCGCTCTTCCCGCCGTACCCTTGGGGCTTTGGCTCGCCCTCCGGGGTGGGGGTGGAGCCTGGGGCAGGATGCTCCTCTATGCGGGCATGGCCCTCCCTTCCGTGGTGGTGGGGCTTTTCCTTTACCTCCTCCTTTCCCGCTCAGGGCCTTTGGGCTTCCTCGGGCTCCTCTATACCCCCTTGGCCATGGTTCTGGCAGAGGCCATTCTGGCCTTTCCCCTCATCGCCGCCTTCGTCCTTTCCGGGACCCGGGCACGGGTGGAGGAGGTGCGCCTATTGGTGCGGAGCCTGGGCGGTAAGGAAGCCCAGGTCCTCCCTACCCTCTTTTGGGAAAGCCGCCGCACCCTGGCCGCCGCCTTGGCCGCAGGCTTTGGCGGGGCCATCAGCGAGGTGGGGGCCGCCACCCTGGTGGGCGGGGACATCCGCCACCATACGCGGGTCCTCACCACGGCCATCGTGGTGGAAACCCGCAAGGGGGAGCTGGAGGCGGCCTTGGCCTTGGGAATGGTCCTTTTGGGCATCGCCCTTGTGGTCACCGGGCTTCTCGTTATCCTGGAGCGGGAATGAGGCCGGTGCTATGGGCCGAAGGGCTTGTCCACCGCCAGGGGGCGTTTTGCCTCGAGGTGGAGCGCCTCCAGGTCCACCCCGGGGAGATCCTGGCGGTCTTGGGGCCTTCGGGTAGCGGCAAGACCACCCTGCTCCG
Encoded here:
- a CDS encoding ABC transporter permease is translated as MEAAELREIALRSLLVAGAATLLAALPAVPLGLWLALRGGGGAWGRMLLYAGMALPSVVVGLFLYLLLSRSGPLGFLGLLYTPLAMVLAEAILAFPLIAAFVLSGTRARVEEVRLLVRSLGGKEAQVLPTLFWESRRTLAAALAAGFGGAISEVGAATLVGGDIRHHTRVLTTAIVVETRKGELEAALALGMVLLGIALVVTGLLVILERE